A genomic stretch from Streptococcus oralis includes:
- a CDS encoding LXG domain-containing protein — translation MKDPIEGLKSSSSKTKNIYSGISDILTLTNPSLDSVNTSYNQAVKSLDDTIKNMEAFNSVLLKTDTFDLIDMQNSEIATLSGYAPLPYENRVSRNYYNRPQFKNSVSEIHTAIHSNSKAVKYQNALAKQLAESKYSGTIAENKDLIDSLFNVYKNVTTSDLYKNSKDYKKHLKSILPALYAAYRFKKDRFGNVIVYKDTTLFWNKLDEFLKLNKKLNQNKSYAIALYSSGKPTKAFESLFAKLGNTRYNEGLRNVLATFDENTKMVHKIFKVGGSLVKTTNSLLKEEFIKEVTFKGALKNVWKSSKAGGGKGLVESAKEGLKNVKSATKFGKFLKGAAVVGVALDVVDTFSKIHDNKQEAKRQGLRGNEVKASVTTGFVIDAAKAAGTTVAATAAASAGAAFAGFVAGAVGIATAPAWLTGAVAIGTAAFVGWGLSELDKRFKITDNLKKGANSLIKGMRGWFK, via the coding sequence ATGAAAGATCCGATTGAGGGACTAAAGAGCAGTTCCAGTAAGACGAAAAATATCTATTCAGGGATAAGTGATATCCTAACGTTAACGAATCCTAGTTTGGATAGTGTAAATACAAGCTACAATCAAGCAGTCAAGAGTTTAGATGATACCATAAAGAACATGGAAGCTTTTAATAGTGTTCTTTTAAAGACAGATACTTTTGACCTTATAGATATGCAAAATAGTGAAATCGCTACCCTATCAGGTTATGCTCCTCTTCCGTATGAGAACCGCGTATCGAGAAATTATTATAATCGACCTCAGTTTAAAAACTCAGTTTCAGAGATTCACACAGCTATCCATAGCAACTCCAAAGCTGTGAAGTACCAAAATGCTCTCGCAAAACAGCTTGCCGAGTCTAAGTATAGTGGGACGATAGCTGAAAATAAAGACTTAATAGATTCATTATTTAATGTTTATAAAAACGTCACAACAAGTGATTTATATAAAAATAGTAAGGACTATAAAAAACATTTAAAATCTATTTTGCCAGCTTTATATGCTGCTTATCGTTTTAAGAAAGATAGATTCGGAAATGTAATTGTTTACAAGGATACGACTTTATTTTGGAATAAATTAGATGAATTTTTGAAGCTTAATAAGAAACTTAATCAGAATAAATCCTATGCTATAGCTCTTTATAGTAGTGGTAAGCCTACTAAAGCGTTTGAGTCTTTATTTGCGAAGCTTGGTAATACACGTTATAATGAGGGATTAAGGAATGTTCTAGCTACTTTTGATGAAAATACTAAGATGGTCCACAAAATCTTTAAAGTTGGAGGAAGCCTAGTAAAAACAACAAATAGTTTGTTAAAAGAAGAATTCATCAAAGAAGTGACTTTTAAAGGCGCTTTAAAAAATGTCTGGAAATCTAGTAAAGCTGGTGGAGGAAAAGGCTTAGTTGAGTCTGCTAAAGAAGGACTAAAAAATGTTAAATCAGCTACTAAGTTTGGTAAGTTTTTAAAAGGAGCAGCAGTTGTTGGTGTTGCCTTAGATGTGGTTGATACTTTTTCGAAAATCCACGATAATAAACAAGAGGCCAAACGTCAAGGTTTAAGAGGAAATGAAGTTAAGGCCAGTGTGACAACAGGTTTTGTGATAGATGCGGCCAAGGCAGCTGGAACAACTGTTGCGGCAACTGCCGCAGCGAGCGCAGGAGCAGCATTTGCAGGGTTTGTAGCAGGTGCGGTAGGCATTGCTACAGCTCCTGCGTGGTTAACAGGAGCTGTGGCAATAGGAACAGCAGCTTTTGTTGGATGGGGTCTTAGTGAGCTGGATAAACGCTTTAAAATTACAGATAACCTTAAAAAAGGTGCCAATAGCCTGATCAAAGGCATGAGAGGATGGTTTAAATGA
- a CDS encoding DUF5085 family protein, translated as MAEITYGMNQSLMMSNVLSVNYNIVGDEIEVAFQDMIQTAVAAGYTPKSNPFYSCPHIGELEDGTYNITVYLPVHEDYLGKEEIMEGTAYNSYFLVPRMAGVRVTGEEAVDFDKAIYGLTKLLLDNDLEESTPVFYISSKINDVLYTDIMVGIRAKKD; from the coding sequence ATGGCAGAAATTACATATGGTATGAATCAATCCTTAATGATGAGTAATGTCTTGAGTGTGAACTATAATATTGTCGGTGATGAGATTGAAGTAGCCTTTCAAGACATGATTCAAACAGCTGTAGCGGCTGGATATACACCTAAAAGCAATCCATTTTACTCATGCCCCCATATCGGAGAATTGGAAGATGGAACTTACAACATCACAGTCTATCTTCCCGTTCATGAGGATTATCTAGGAAAAGAAGAGATAATGGAAGGGACAGCCTATAACAGTTATTTTTTGGTTCCTCGAATGGCAGGAGTAAGAGTTACTGGAGAGGAAGCTGTTGACTTTGATAAGGCTATATACGGCTTAACCAAATTATTGCTTGATAATGACTTAGAAGAATCTACACCTGTATTTTATATTTCAAGTAAGATAAATGATGTTTTATATACAGATATCATGGTAGGGATACGAGCTAAAAAAGATTAA
- a CDS encoding DUF4176 domain-containing protein: MTLSGHPDVFRACYIAFMNDEPSYHYHPMIGAPLEFFYEKELVRIRRLQEEVTLPRSLFIQYASYVDLCLSRIYPLGSVVELDRELLPKDLVESFESEQMDFFVVLSGRRVDLANGHYVDYIGHGYPFGLRFDTSPLFLSNLLIKRVVSEGYSDTVDEHYCQEALRKDYLDAGLISSVYAEEEVNED, translated from the coding sequence ATGACCTTATCAGGACATCCAGATGTTTTTAGAGCCTGTTATATAGCTTTTATGAATGACGAACCTAGTTATCATTATCATCCAATGATAGGTGCGCCGTTGGAGTTTTTCTATGAAAAAGAACTCGTGCGAATTCGGCGTCTCCAAGAAGAAGTCACCTTACCTCGTTCGCTTTTTATCCAGTATGCTTCCTATGTGGATCTCTGTTTAAGTCGTATCTATCCTTTAGGTAGTGTTGTCGAACTTGATCGTGAACTTCTTCCTAAGGACTTGGTTGAGTCATTTGAAAGCGAGCAGATGGACTTTTTTGTAGTTCTTTCAGGTCGTCGAGTTGATTTGGCAAATGGCCATTATGTGGACTACATCGGTCATGGCTATCCATTTGGATTACGCTTTGACACTTCACCCTTGTTTTTAAGCAATCTCTTGATTAAGAGAGTAGTATCAGAAGGGTATTCGGATACCGTGGATGAACACTACTGCCAAGAAGCTCTGCGTAAGGACTATCTAGACGCAGGATTGATTTCCAGTGTTTACGCAGAGGAGGAAGTGAATGAAGATTGA
- a CDS encoding DUF4176 domain-containing protein, which translates to MISQEMLWAQYFTESYLGFKPNSLIDQIAKAIIYRPDLFRTLVLNLSQSDMSYEYNPTIGASIDFRFNKGEVIITRLGETQLFSTSEFVRLLGLIDKIYTEILPLGSVIQINREKLPKDALEDFIEEMPIYVLITGQRVSIENKFYLDYTGYFWPKGLIPNQETLVISDDMIASVLFRGLEKNDIQEQHVLNLRRQLLAKDLDSYTFHNYQMEASQ; encoded by the coding sequence ATGATTTCACAAGAGATGTTATGGGCGCAGTATTTTACAGAGTCCTATCTTGGTTTTAAGCCAAATTCACTCATCGATCAAATCGCCAAAGCTATTATTTATAGACCGGATTTATTTAGAACATTAGTTTTAAATTTGTCTCAGAGTGATATGAGTTATGAGTACAATCCAACAATTGGAGCGAGTATTGATTTTCGCTTCAATAAGGGAGAGGTTATTATCACTCGTCTTGGAGAAACTCAGCTTTTTTCCACATCTGAGTTTGTGCGTTTACTTGGATTAATTGATAAAATTTATACAGAAATTCTGCCATTAGGTAGTGTTATTCAAATAAATAGAGAAAAGTTACCCAAAGATGCTCTTGAGGATTTTATTGAAGAAATGCCTATCTATGTATTAATTACAGGGCAACGGGTATCAATTGAAAACAAATTTTATCTAGATTACACAGGATATTTTTGGCCAAAAGGTTTGATTCCAAATCAAGAAACCTTAGTTATATCCGATGACATGATTGCATCCGTCCTTTTTAGGGGGCTAGAGAAGAATGATATTCAGGAACAACATGTCTTAAACCTACGTCGCCAACTACTTGCAAAGGATCTGGATTCTTATACTTTTCACAATTATCAAATGGAGGCTAGCCAATGA
- the esaA gene encoding type VII secretion protein EsaA, producing MKKIIIGSSVFVTLLVGSGATFIYLKNQEISVTNKVNDRKLNIALVNEDAGGVLNGNAYNLGNDFTNLLSKENTNQWTVMTRNVAENRFENGSVDVIVYIEQQFSEKIAQLESFNPDRAKITYKTKSNLDPVKSKNVELRVGEYLNTINQNVIKMYFSSVINNLDDAKRNVDNIVNEQSGTHTKISQYIYGPSNEASQSMLSTLDLASNLQKMNSSYEDSQKAFSDSVVSLLNNTGIGLDKQLTEVKTYFDFQKGIFEKNVLTTNNTLKEQHEENSKIIDGLNNSMLKSLYQFGNSTAEEKSEQAKLEDLVVDYHKVIVDYQGKIKDRKSEFGHLKTELEAEKKKISLFYFGKEDVDLKSDLTSDAKATLVDQINKSLITENHLPETYQTLIRSNLTDISIEPTDYQTLFSKLEKLNVLTADQVKEYNEKIDLLKNYTKFDKKATSISGLPVFEFLSIENDKLDKVTETMELTVRLPQSESKTVEASVTKPSSSSPESSTVVEASGVSTSSEGTKYLSPKAKVYVTGDATLVGGEQTITDDKLYTMTVEYTLEPHYGKNEISFEVHIGETTIPIKKTIYRSDKEESDVLVKKDLKHIFDKLSKIDRTTGMIQAIYGSPSSSSINFSALSPDSVYHMYGNISRDDIATQLSEDQVTKFKESGIALLEQIQNSLESLEKSSEALPELAEAELPNDYFKNQITNLADWYNSSIKTLSTEYDKWKETKAKQLEVTETASDANSGILINDSESSKRLYSSIESLVSTTSTGSKETSQNHEAVGTMKDQFTQFVGQVQTIKDNVDKTISTTNDLISNEAEVIQGNRDYAESFKTVMKNIRDGGTTNQNVMNFLSNPIETKKETYEAPISVDNNRVWVILAIILSAISSAGITYWLTKEKGK from the coding sequence ATGAAAAAAATAATTATAGGTAGTAGTGTTTTTGTAACTTTGTTGGTTGGTTCAGGAGCAACATTTATTTATTTAAAGAATCAAGAGATTTCTGTAACAAATAAGGTTAACGATCGTAAATTGAATATTGCTCTGGTAAATGAAGATGCTGGAGGCGTATTAAATGGCAACGCCTATAATCTAGGAAATGATTTCACAAATTTATTATCAAAAGAGAATACAAATCAATGGACTGTCATGACTCGTAATGTTGCTGAAAATCGATTTGAAAATGGGTCGGTTGATGTAATTGTTTATATCGAACAACAGTTTTCAGAAAAAATAGCTCAACTGGAAAGTTTTAATCCTGATAGAGCAAAGATAACATATAAAACGAAATCAAATTTAGATCCAGTTAAATCTAAGAATGTTGAGTTACGAGTAGGCGAGTACCTTAATACTATTAACCAAAATGTTATAAAAATGTATTTTTCGAGTGTTATCAACAACCTAGATGATGCTAAAAGAAATGTTGATAATATTGTAAATGAACAATCTGGCACGCATACAAAAATTTCTCAATATATCTATGGCCCGTCAAACGAAGCAAGTCAGTCTATGTTAAGCACTTTGGACTTGGCTTCAAATCTACAGAAAATGAATTCGTCTTATGAAGATTCTCAAAAGGCTTTTTCTGATTCTGTTGTTAGTCTTTTAAATAATACAGGGATAGGCTTAGACAAACAACTTACGGAAGTTAAAACTTATTTTGATTTTCAAAAGGGTATATTTGAGAAGAATGTCTTAACAACCAATAACACATTGAAAGAACAGCATGAAGAAAATTCTAAAATTATAGATGGTTTAAATAATTCGATGCTTAAATCATTGTATCAATTTGGAAATAGTACAGCTGAGGAAAAATCTGAACAAGCTAAACTAGAAGATTTAGTAGTTGATTATCATAAGGTTATTGTTGATTATCAAGGTAAAATAAAAGATAGAAAATCCGAATTTGGACATCTCAAGACAGAATTAGAAGCAGAGAAAAAGAAAATATCACTCTTTTACTTTGGTAAAGAAGATGTTGATTTAAAATCGGACCTTACTTCAGATGCTAAAGCAACACTTGTAGATCAGATTAATAAAAGTTTGATTACTGAAAATCATTTGCCTGAAACTTATCAAACTTTAATTCGTTCAAATCTAACAGATATTAGTATTGAACCAACTGATTACCAAACTTTATTTAGTAAATTGGAGAAACTCAATGTTCTAACAGCTGATCAAGTTAAAGAATATAATGAAAAAATAGATTTACTTAAGAATTATACTAAATTTGATAAGAAGGCTACTTCTATAAGTGGATTACCTGTTTTTGAATTTTTATCGATTGAAAATGATAAGCTCGATAAAGTAACAGAAACGATGGAATTGACAGTTAGATTACCCCAATCTGAGTCTAAAACTGTCGAGGCATCTGTGACAAAACCATCAAGTAGTTCGCCTGAATCATCAACGGTAGTTGAGGCTAGCGGAGTTTCTACTAGTTCTGAAGGGACAAAATATTTATCTCCTAAAGCTAAAGTTTATGTTACAGGAGATGCTACCTTAGTTGGAGGAGAGCAAACTATAACAGATGATAAGCTTTATACTATGACGGTTGAATATACTTTAGAACCACATTATGGGAAAAATGAAATTTCATTTGAAGTACACATTGGTGAAACTACAATTCCTATCAAGAAAACTATTTATCGTAGTGATAAAGAAGAGTCAGATGTTTTAGTGAAAAAAGATTTAAAACATATTTTTGATAAATTAAGCAAAATTGATCGTACAACTGGTATGATTCAAGCAATTTATGGAAGTCCAAGTAGTTCCTCTATTAATTTTTCTGCCTTATCACCAGATTCTGTTTACCATATGTACGGCAACATCAGTCGTGATGATATAGCAACTCAGTTGTCAGAAGATCAAGTTACTAAATTTAAAGAATCAGGTATAGCTTTGTTGGAACAAATTCAAAATTCTTTGGAGTCATTAGAAAAATCAAGCGAGGCATTGCCTGAATTGGCTGAAGCTGAGTTACCGAATGATTATTTCAAAAATCAAATTACAAACTTAGCTGATTGGTATAACAGTTCGATTAAGACCTTATCAACTGAGTACGATAAGTGGAAGGAAACAAAAGCGAAACAATTGGAAGTGACGGAGACAGCTTCAGATGCTAATAGTGGAATATTAATAAATGATAGTGAATCATCAAAACGCTTATATAGTTCAATTGAATCATTAGTGTCTACTACCTCTACTGGTTCAAAAGAAACTAGTCAAAATCACGAAGCAGTTGGGACTATGAAGGATCAATTTACTCAATTTGTTGGTCAAGTTCAGACTATTAAAGATAATGTTGATAAGACTATTTCAACTACGAATGATCTGATATCTAATGAAGCAGAAGTTATTCAAGGGAATAGAGACTACGCAGAGTCCTTTAAAACTGTTATGAAGAATATTCGTGATGGTGGAACGACCAATCAAAATGTGATGAATTTTTTATCTAATCCAATTGAAACTAAAAAAGAAACATATGAAGCGCCAATTTCAGTGGATAATAACAGAGTATGGGTTATTTTAGCGATTATTTTATCAGCAATTTCATCAGCAGGAATCACATATTGGTTGACAAAAGAAAAAGGCAAATAA
- a CDS encoding DUF4176 domain-containing protein, which produces MNKNWLPLGTTVLLKNGTQPIMIVGRYQQNSEGKVFDYSGVLNPQGFEDSQSMYLFDAEKIDQVLFKAHVTEFEKEFITRLEEFISSDK; this is translated from the coding sequence ATGAATAAAAATTGGTTGCCACTGGGAACAACTGTTTTATTAAAGAATGGGACTCAACCTATTATGATTGTCGGGCGTTATCAACAGAATAGTGAAGGGAAAGTTTTTGATTATTCTGGGGTCCTAAACCCTCAAGGGTTTGAAGATTCTCAGTCAATGTATTTGTTTGATGCTGAGAAAATTGATCAGGTGTTATTTAAAGCTCACGTAACAGAGTTTGAGAAAGAGTTTATCACAAGATTAGAAGAGTTCATTTCTAGCGATAAATAG
- a CDS encoding T7SS effector LXG polymorphic toxin produces MDVSEVRVQKELLVISVNSIKEQLSVSRSRLSEVVSTDSLKGAVKDAINQKVTNYQIPLVDNYVNALDSIVGRYDGLVKLFQDMVSETDNSAIIKTEYLERIKQRMKDPIEGLKSSSSKTKNIYAGISDILTLTNPSLDNVNTSYSQAVKSLDDTIKNMEAFNSVLLKTDTFDLIDMQNSEIATLSGYAPLPYENRVSRNYYNRTQFKNSVSEIHTAIHSNSKAVKYQNALAKQLAESKYSGKVVSEQQKEISVSKISETFGLTPPEAEDVLDYIKSMGEAVITYRGANIFLNGIKITMDSQGRMRWGNKFIFKSSTNNLYRHGRNFQNASGIDLENYHYSGNLQGVARMKEMGKAGWSGFKESVNPLNDFKGWKEVGKVGKAFKLAGGILTAINIYNNFRENVDMSDGISAKEARDFTIDSAVDIGSGAAAAGLGAAIGSAFLPPLGTVIGAGAGIAINYALNHVKLPFVGKSAVDAIKDFGKGIGDSIGNSIGNVVSSMFGG; encoded by the coding sequence ATGGATGTATCCGAAGTTCGAGTTCAAAAAGAGTTGTTAGTTATTTCGGTAAATAGTATCAAGGAGCAGCTATCTGTTTCGAGAAGTCGTCTATCAGAGGTAGTTTCAACCGATAGTCTTAAAGGGGCAGTGAAGGATGCCATTAACCAGAAGGTGACCAACTATCAAATACCACTGGTTGATAACTATGTCAATGCCCTAGATAGCATTGTCGGTCGCTATGATGGACTTGTGAAGCTCTTTCAAGACATGGTGTCAGAGACTGACAACAGTGCCATTATTAAGACAGAATACCTAGAACGCATCAAGCAACGGATGAAAGATCCGATCGAGGGACTAAAGAGCAGTTCCAGTAAGACGAAAAATATCTATGCAGGGATAAGCGATATCCTAACGTTAACGAATCCTAGTTTGGATAATGTGAACACGAGCTATAGTCAAGCAGTCAAGAGTTTAGATGATACCATAAAGAACATGGAAGCTTTTAATAGTGTTCTTTTAAAGACAGATACTTTTGACCTTATTGATATGCAAAATAGTGAAATCGCTACCCTATCAGGCTATGCCCCTCTTCCGTATGAGAACCGCGTATCGAGAAATTATTATAATCGAACTCAGTTTAAAAATTCAGTTTCAGAGATACACACAGCTATCCATAGCAATTCCAAAGCTGTGAAGTACCAAAATGCTCTCGCAAAACAGCTTGCCGAGTCTAAGTATAGTGGGAAGGTAGTCTCAGAACAGCAAAAAGAAATTTCTGTATCGAAAATTAGTGAAACTTTTGGTTTAACTCCTCCTGAAGCAGAAGATGTTTTAGATTATATTAAATCAATGGGGGAAGCTGTCATTACCTATCGAGGAGCAAATATTTTTCTTAATGGTATCAAAATAACAATGGATAGCCAAGGAAGAATGAGATGGGGCAATAAGTTTATTTTCAAATCTTCTACTAACAATTTATACAGGCATGGTCGCAATTTCCAAAATGCTTCAGGAATTGATCTAGAAAATTACCACTATTCAGGTAATTTGCAAGGTGTTGCTCGTATGAAAGAAATGGGTAAAGCAGGATGGAGCGGTTTCAAAGAGTCTGTTAATCCACTAAATGATTTTAAAGGGTGGAAAGAAGTAGGGAAAGTTGGTAAGGCATTTAAATTAGCTGGAGGAATTTTAACAGCTATAAATATCTATAATAATTTTAGGGAGAATGTGGATATGTCTGATGGTATCTCGGCCAAAGAAGCGCGGGACTTTACGATTGATTCAGCCGTTGATATTGGCTCCGGTGCTGCAGCTGCTGGATTGGGTGCTGCCATTGGTTCGGCCTTCTTACCTCCTTTAGGAACAGTAATAGGAGCGGGTGCAGGGATTGCTATCAATTATGCTCTAAATCATGTTAAGTTACCATTTGTTGGTAAGAGTGCAGTTGATGCGATAAAAGATTTTGGGAAGGGTATAGGAGATAGTATAGGAAATAGTATAGGTAATGTAGTAAGTTCTATGTTTGGAGGTTAA
- a CDS encoding DUF4176 domain-containing protein, with product MSERTALPIGSVVRMREGVEPVMIVNHCPVTEKDGKQGYFDFGAVSLPLGLINQNIIFFNKEDIDEVLFFGYIDRRFQDFLSRYDEEVSKITYDHFTIEDFKK from the coding sequence ATGTCAGAACGTACGGCTTTACCGATTGGAAGTGTTGTTCGAATGAGAGAAGGTGTGGAGCCTGTCATGATTGTTAATCATTGTCCAGTTACTGAAAAGGACGGTAAGCAAGGTTATTTTGATTTTGGAGCTGTCAGTCTTCCACTAGGACTCATTAATCAAAACATTATCTTCTTTAACAAGGAGGATATAGATGAGGTTCTATTCTTTGGCTACATCGATCGTAGATTTCAAGACTTTTTGAGTCGTTATGATGAGGAAGTTTCAAAAATCACCTATGACCACTTCACCATAGAAGACTTCAAAAAATGA
- a CDS encoding DUF5085 family protein translates to MKLPENVVKVNKIAFQNVVRQRLSFHYSEMEEHLEQFIKGIVEAGYQLKGPFFYSLNNVPLNEVIEIELFMPISNDLFSLKGYNFSTYFEISNLLKTIIKGDLKTSTEIEYAKLIIALEENELEMVTPFYHVVPKNGLEYLELLVGYSENI, encoded by the coding sequence ATGAAACTACCAGAAAATGTTGTCAAAGTTAATAAAATTGCTTTTCAAAATGTGGTTAGACAGAGACTATCATTTCATTACAGTGAGATGGAAGAGCATTTGGAGCAGTTTATAAAAGGAATTGTAGAAGCGGGCTATCAATTAAAAGGCCCGTTCTTTTACAGTTTGAATAACGTTCCGTTAAATGAAGTAATAGAAATTGAGTTATTTATGCCTATATCCAACGATTTATTTAGTTTAAAAGGTTATAATTTTTCAACTTATTTTGAAATTAGCAATTTATTAAAAACGATTATTAAAGGAGACCTTAAGACTTCGACAGAAATAGAATATGCAAAATTAATAATAGCATTGGAAGAAAATGAATTGGAGATGGTAACCCCTTTTTATCACGTGGTTCCCAAAAACGGATTAGAATATTTAGAATTATTGGTAGGTTATTCCGAAAATATTTAG
- a CDS encoding DUF4176 domain-containing protein gives MRCFDKLKRTASKVFFDFGAVSLPLGLINQNIIFFNKEDIEEVLFFGYIDRRFQDFLSRYDEEVSKITYDYFTIEDFKK, from the coding sequence ATGAGGTGTTTTGATAAACTGAAAAGGACGGCAAGCAAGGTTTTTTTTGATTTTGGAGCGGTCAGTCTTCCACTAGGGCTTATTAATCAAAACATTATCTTCTTTAACAAAGAGGATATAGAGGAGGTTCTATTCTTTGGCTATATTGATCGTCGATTTCAAGACTTTTTGAGTCGTTATGATGAGGAAGTTTCAAAAATCACCTATGACTATTTCACCATAGAAGACTTCAAAAAATGA
- a CDS encoding T7SS effector LXG polymorphic toxin — MKIDVSEVRVQKELLVISVNSIKEQLSVSRSRLSEVVSTDSLKGAVKDAINQKVTNYQIPLVDNYVNALDSIVSRYDGLVKLFQDTVSETDNSAIIKTEYLERIKQRMKDPIEGLKSSSSKTKNIYAGISDILTLTNPSLDSVNTSYNQAVKSLDDTIKNMETFNQLVGDSSFTDLINVQNKQLKFLALHSSTPFTEYAARTYYRSTSFKNDVAEYTKAVHSGGKKVELQNDLAKRLAESKYSGEKVKKLPPGVVVDDDFSDLDMGFEAYAGKTTAGDTNLGGEVSVLKADVSAGVIKSLASAKEGKKDVSKNKKNSQKYGIGAKAKAKITGAEAEGHARWGDDSNDIHAKLSGSAYTASADASGEIGFFTNREGKLKGGVQLEVGADAYIVEGEAKAGFKIFGLTIDVSASAGVGVSARAKVGVTTEKAEAKMKLGPFGLGLSIGW, encoded by the coding sequence ATGAAGATTGATGTATCCGAAGTTCGAGTTCAAAAAGAGTTGTTAGTTATTTCGGTAAATAGTATCAAGGAACAGCTGTCTGTTTCGAGAAGCCGTCTATCAGAGGTCGTTTCAACCGATAGCCTCAAAGGAGCAGTGAAGGATGCCATTAACCAGAAGGTGACCAACTATCAGATACCACTGGTTGATAACTATGTCAATGCCCTAGATAGCATTGTCAGTCGCTATGATGGACTTGTGAAGCTCTTCCAAGACACGGTGTCAGAGACCGACAACAGTGCCATTATTAAGACAGAATACCTAGAACGCATCAAGCAACGGATGAAAGATCCGATCGAGGGATTGAAGAGCAGTTCCAGTAAGACGAAAAATATCTATGCAGGGATAAGTGATATCCTAACGTTAACGAATCCAAGCTTGGATAGTGTGAATACGAGCTATAATCAAGCAGTCAAGAGTTTAGATGATACCATAAAGAATATGGAAACTTTTAATCAACTTGTTGGAGATAGTAGCTTTACAGATTTGATAAATGTTCAAAATAAGCAATTAAAGTTTCTCGCCCTTCATTCAAGTACTCCATTTACCGAATACGCGGCAAGAACTTATTATCGTAGTACAAGTTTTAAAAACGATGTTGCAGAATATACTAAGGCCGTGCATAGTGGAGGAAAGAAAGTCGAGTTACAGAATGATTTAGCCAAACGATTAGCTGAGTCTAAGTATAGCGGAGAAAAAGTTAAGAAGCTTCCACCGGGAGTTGTGGTTGATGATGATTTTTCTGATTTAGATATGGGATTTGAAGCTTATGCTGGGAAAACTACTGCAGGTGATACGAATTTAGGCGGAGAAGTTTCGGTACTTAAGGCAGATGTTTCTGCTGGTGTAATCAAATCATTAGCTTCTGCTAAAGAAGGTAAGAAAGATGTCTCAAAAAATAAAAAAAATTCTCAAAAATATGGCATTGGAGCTAAAGCTAAAGCTAAAATTACTGGCGCTGAGGCGGAAGGGCATGCTCGCTGGGGAGATGATAGTAACGATATCCATGCAAAACTCTCTGGCTCTGCATATACAGCTTCGGCAGATGCAAGCGGAGAAATTGGTTTTTTTACTAATAGGGAAGGAAAACTAAAGGGAGGAGTCCAATTAGAGGTGGGAGCTGATGCTTATATTGTAGAAGGAGAAGCTAAAGCTGGATTTAAAATATTTGGTCTTACGATTGATGTAAGTGCTTCTGCCGGAGTGGGTGTTTCTGCTAGGGCAAAAGTGGGAGTAACAACTGAAAAAGCAGAGGCAAAAATGAAACTAGGACCATTTGGCTTGGGCTTATCAATAGGGTGGTAA